From the Streptomyces sp. Tu 2975 genome, one window contains:
- a CDS encoding sugar porter family MFS transporter — MEQPPSASGARSAHPDHLGHVIFITAAAAMGGFLFGYDSSVINGAVEAIRDRYDIGSGTLAQVIAVALIGCAVGAATAGRIADRIGRIRCMQIAAVLFTLSAVGSALPFALWDLAMWRVIGGFAIGMASVIGPAYIAEVSPAAYRGRLASFQQAAIVIGIAVSQLVNYGILQIADGDQRGEIAGIEAWQWMLGVMVVPAVLYGLLSFAIPESPRFLISVGKVGRAKEVLAEVEGKGVDLDARVGEIELAMRREHKSSFKDLLGSRFGFLPIVWVGIGLSVFQQLVGINVAFYYSATLWQSVGVDPSSSFLYSFTTSIINIIGTVIAMVLVDRIGRRPLALIGSTGMAIALALEAWAFSADLVDGKLPETQGVVALIAAHVFVLFFALSWGVVVWVFLGEMFPNRIRAAALGVAASAQWIANWAITASFPSLADWNLSGTYVIYTVFAVLSIPFVLRYVKETKGKALEEMG, encoded by the coding sequence ATTGAGCAGCCGCCATCGGCATCAGGGGCCCGCTCGGCCCACCCCGACCACCTCGGGCATGTCATCTTCATCACGGCCGCCGCCGCGATGGGCGGCTTCCTCTTCGGTTACGACAGCTCCGTCATCAACGGCGCCGTCGAGGCCATCCGGGACCGCTACGACATCGGTTCCGGCACCCTCGCCCAGGTGATCGCCGTCGCGCTGATCGGCTGTGCCGTCGGCGCCGCGACCGCCGGCCGTATCGCGGACCGCATCGGCCGTATCCGCTGTATGCAGATCGCCGCCGTGCTCTTCACCCTCAGCGCCGTGGGCTCCGCGCTCCCGTTCGCCCTCTGGGACCTCGCAATGTGGCGGGTCATCGGCGGCTTCGCGATCGGCATGGCGTCCGTCATCGGCCCGGCCTACATCGCCGAGGTATCGCCCGCCGCCTACCGCGGCCGGCTGGCCTCCTTCCAGCAGGCCGCGATCGTCATCGGCATCGCGGTCTCGCAGCTGGTGAACTACGGCATCCTTCAGATCGCCGACGGCGATCAGCGCGGAGAGATCGCCGGCATCGAGGCCTGGCAGTGGATGCTCGGCGTCATGGTCGTCCCTGCGGTGCTGTACGGGCTCCTCTCCTTCGCGATCCCGGAGTCGCCGCGCTTCCTCATCTCGGTCGGCAAGGTCGGCCGGGCGAAGGAGGTCCTCGCCGAGGTCGAGGGCAAGGGTGTCGACCTGGATGCCCGGGTCGGCGAGATCGAGCTCGCCATGCGCCGGGAGCACAAGTCCTCCTTCAAGGACCTGCTCGGCAGCCGCTTCGGCTTCCTGCCCATCGTCTGGGTCGGCATCGGTCTGTCGGTCTTCCAGCAGCTGGTCGGCATCAACGTCGCGTTCTACTACTCGGCCACCCTGTGGCAGTCGGTGGGCGTCGACCCGTCCAGCTCCTTCCTCTACTCGTTCACCACGTCGATCATCAACATCATCGGCACCGTGATCGCGATGGTGCTGGTGGACCGGATCGGCCGCCGGCCGCTCGCGCTCATCGGCTCCACCGGTATGGCGATCGCGCTGGCCCTCGAGGCCTGGGCCTTCTCCGCCGACCTCGTCGACGGCAAGCTGCCGGAGACCCAGGGCGTCGTGGCCCTGATCGCAGCCCACGTCTTCGTGCTCTTCTTCGCGCTGTCGTGGGGTGTCGTCGTCTGGGTCTTCCTCGGTGAGATGTTCCCGAACCGGATCCGCGCCGCCGCCCTCGGCGTCGCCGCCTCCGCGCAGTGGATCGCCAACTGGGCCATCACCGCCAGTTTCCCGAGCCTCGCGGACTGGAACCTCTCCGGCACCTACGTGATCTACACGGTCTTCGCCGTGCTCTCGATCCCCTTCGTACTGAGGTACGTCAAGGAGACGAAGGGCAAGGCGTTGGAGGAGATGGGCTAA
- the smc gene encoding chromosome segregation protein SMC: MHLKAMTLRGFKSFASATTLRFEPGITCVVGPNGSGKSNVVDALSWVMGEQGAKSLRGGKMEDVIFAGTTGRPPLGRAEVSLTIDNSDGALPIEYAEVTITRIMFRNGGSEYQINGDTCRLLDIQELLSDSGIGREMHVIVGQGQLDSVLHADPMGRRAFIEEAAGVLKHRKRKEKALRKLDAMRANLARVQDLTDELRRQLKPLGRQAAVARRAAVIQADLRDARLRLLADDLVRMREALRTEVADEAALKQRKEAAEAELKAALAREADLEDEVRRLAPRLQRAQQSWYELSQLAERVRGTISLADARVKSATAQPAEERRGRDPEDMEREAARIREQEAELEAALEAAERALEDTVAHRAELERELAVEERRLKDVARAIADRREGLARLSGQVNAARSRAASAQAEIDRLAAARDEAQERAVAAQEEYEQLKAEVDALDSDDFLLADRHDAAKRELAGAEAALGEAREALTTAERKRAAVAARREALALGLRRKDGTGALLGARDRLAGLLGPAAELLTVTPGYEIPVAAALGAAADAVAVTDASTAAEAIRLLRKQDGGRAALLLASATSFADGPEPDLSGPDLSAADGRRAADLVRGPEELMPAVRRLLRTTVVVGTLEDAEDVVGARPGLTAVTAEGDVLASHFAQGGSAGAPSLLEVQASVDEAAAELEDLAGQCEELAAAQQQATVRRAACASLVEELGERRRAADREKSAVSGRLGRLSGQARGAAGEAERTAAAAARAQEALERAAEEAEELAERLLVAEEAPAEEEPDTHVRDRLAADGANARQTEMEARLQVRTHEERVKGLAGRADALDRGARAEREARARAEQRRARMRHEAEVAAAVAAGARQLLAHVEVSLVRAEAERAAAEAAKAERERELTAARSAGRDLKAELDKLTDSVHRGEVLGAEKRLRIEQLETKALEELGVEPAGLVSEYGPDQLVPPSPPAEGEELPEDPEHPRNQPRRFVRADQEKRLKSAERAYQQLGKVNPLALEEFAALEERHQFLSEQLEDLKKTRADLLQVVKEVDERVEQVFTEAYRDTAREFEGVFSRLFPGGEGRLVLTDPDNMLTTGVDVEARPPGKKVKRLSLLSGGERSLTAVAMLVSIFKARPSPFYVMDEVEAALDDTNLQRLIRIMQELQESSQLIVITHQKRTMEVADALYGVSMQGDGVSKVISQRLR; this comes from the coding sequence GTGCACCTCAAGGCCATGACCCTGCGCGGTTTCAAGTCGTTCGCCTCGGCCACCACCCTGCGGTTCGAGCCCGGCATCACCTGCGTCGTGGGTCCCAACGGCTCCGGCAAGTCCAACGTCGTGGACGCGCTCTCCTGGGTCATGGGCGAGCAGGGCGCCAAGTCCCTGCGCGGCGGCAAGATGGAGGACGTCATCTTCGCCGGGACGACCGGCCGGCCGCCGCTGGGCCGGGCCGAGGTCTCCCTGACGATCGACAACTCCGACGGGGCCCTGCCCATCGAGTACGCCGAGGTCACCATCACGCGGATCATGTTCCGCAACGGCGGCAGCGAGTACCAGATCAACGGCGACACCTGCCGGCTGCTCGACATCCAGGAACTGCTCTCCGACTCCGGCATCGGGCGCGAGATGCACGTCATCGTCGGCCAGGGCCAGCTCGACTCCGTCCTGCACGCCGATCCCATGGGGCGGCGGGCCTTCATCGAGGAGGCGGCAGGCGTCCTCAAGCACCGCAAGCGCAAGGAGAAGGCGCTGCGGAAGCTGGACGCGATGCGGGCCAACCTCGCCCGGGTGCAGGACCTCACCGACGAACTGCGCCGTCAGCTCAAGCCTCTGGGGCGACAGGCGGCCGTGGCCAGGAGGGCCGCGGTCATCCAGGCGGACCTGCGTGACGCCCGGCTCCGGCTGCTCGCCGACGACCTCGTACGCATGCGGGAGGCGCTGCGCACCGAGGTCGCCGACGAGGCCGCGCTCAAGCAGCGCAAGGAGGCGGCAGAGGCCGAGCTGAAGGCGGCGCTGGCTCGTGAGGCGGACCTGGAGGACGAGGTGCGCCGGCTCGCGCCGCGGCTCCAGCGCGCTCAGCAGAGCTGGTACGAGCTCTCCCAGCTCGCCGAGCGGGTGCGCGGCACGATCTCCCTGGCCGACGCCCGCGTCAAGAGCGCGACAGCACAGCCGGCGGAGGAGCGGCGCGGCCGTGATCCGGAGGACATGGAGCGTGAGGCGGCCCGCATCCGTGAGCAGGAGGCGGAGCTGGAGGCCGCTCTCGAAGCGGCGGAACGGGCCCTGGAGGACACCGTCGCGCACCGCGCCGAACTGGAGCGCGAGCTCGCTGTCGAGGAACGCCGCCTGAAGGACGTGGCGCGCGCCATCGCCGACCGTCGTGAGGGGCTCGCCCGGCTGAGCGGCCAGGTCAACGCGGCCCGTTCGCGCGCCGCGTCCGCCCAGGCCGAGATCGACCGGCTGGCCGCCGCCCGTGACGAGGCGCAGGAGCGGGCCGTCGCCGCGCAGGAGGAGTACGAGCAGCTCAAGGCCGAGGTCGACGCGCTGGACTCCGACGACTTCCTGCTGGCCGACCGGCACGACGCGGCGAAGCGCGAACTGGCCGGCGCGGAGGCCGCGCTGGGCGAGGCCCGTGAGGCGCTCACCACGGCGGAACGCAAGCGCGCCGCCGTGGCGGCCCGCCGCGAGGCGCTCGCGCTGGGACTGCGGCGCAAGGACGGGACGGGCGCGCTCCTCGGAGCCCGTGACCGTCTCGCCGGTCTGCTCGGCCCGGCGGCCGAACTGCTCACGGTGACACCCGGATACGAGATCCCCGTAGCGGCGGCGCTCGGAGCGGCGGCGGACGCGGTGGCCGTCACCGACGCGTCCACGGCGGCAGAGGCGATCCGGCTGCTGCGTAAACAGGACGGCGGCAGGGCGGCCCTGCTGCTCGCCTCAGCCACCTCCTTCGCCGACGGCCCTGAGCCCGACCTGTCCGGACCCGACCTGTCCGCAGCGGACGGCAGGCGCGCCGCGGACCTCGTCCGGGGCCCCGAGGAGTTGATGCCGGCCGTGCGCAGGCTGCTGCGCACGACGGTGGTCGTCGGAACTCTCGAGGACGCGGAGGACGTCGTCGGCGCACGGCCCGGACTCACCGCCGTGACCGCGGAGGGCGACGTGCTCGCGTCGCACTTCGCGCAGGGCGGGTCCGCCGGGGCGCCGAGTCTGCTCGAGGTCCAGGCATCCGTCGACGAGGCGGCGGCCGAGCTCGAGGACCTGGCGGGGCAGTGCGAGGAGCTGGCGGCCGCACAGCAGCAGGCCACCGTCCGCCGTGCCGCATGCGCGTCGCTGGTCGAGGAGCTGGGGGAGCGCAGGCGCGCCGCCGACCGGGAGAAGTCGGCGGTCTCCGGCAGACTCGGCCGTCTCTCCGGTCAGGCCCGTGGTGCCGCGGGTGAGGCGGAGCGGACCGCCGCGGCGGCCGCGCGGGCCCAGGAGGCGCTGGAGCGGGCGGCCGAGGAGGCCGAGGAGCTGGCCGAGCGGTTGCTCGTCGCGGAGGAGGCCCCGGCCGAGGAGGAGCCCGACACCCACGTGCGGGACCGGCTCGCGGCCGACGGCGCCAACGCGCGGCAGACGGAGATGGAGGCCCGTCTCCAGGTGCGTACGCACGAGGAGAGGGTCAAGGGCCTGGCCGGGCGCGCGGACGCGCTCGACCGGGGAGCGCGCGCCGAGCGTGAGGCGCGTGCGCGAGCGGAGCAGCGGCGCGCCCGGATGCGCCACGAGGCCGAGGTGGCGGCGGCCGTCGCGGCCGGCGCCCGGCAGCTGCTGGCGCATGTCGAGGTGTCGCTGGTCCGGGCGGAGGCCGAGCGGGCCGCGGCCGAGGCCGCCAAGGCAGAGCGTGAGCGGGAGCTGACGGCCGCCCGGAGCGCGGGCCGCGACCTCAAGGCAGAACTGGACAAGCTCACCGACTCGGTGCACCGCGGCGAGGTGCTGGGCGCGGAGAAGCGGCTGCGGATCGAGCAACTGGAGACGAAGGCGCTGGAGGAGCTGGGCGTGGAACCGGCCGGCCTGGTGTCCGAGTACGGCCCCGACCAGTTGGTGCCCCCGTCCCCGCCGGCCGAGGGCGAGGAACTCCCGGAGGACCCGGAGCACCCCAGGAACCAGCCGAGGCGTTTCGTCCGCGCGGATCAGGAAAAGCGCCTGAAGTCGGCCGAACGGGCGTACCAACAGCTCGGAAAGGTGAATCCGCTCGCTCTGGAGGAGTTCGCGGCGCTGGAGGAGCGTCACCAGTTCCTGTCGGAGCAGCTCGAGGACCTGAAGAAGACCCGGGCCGACCTGCTTCAGGTCGTGAAGGAGGTGGACGAACGCGTCGAGCAGGTCTTCACCGAGGCCTACCGGGACACCGCCCGTGAGTTCGAGGGCGTCTTCTCCCGCCTCTTCCCGGGCGGTGAGGGGCGGCTCGTGCTGACCGACCCGGACAACATGCTCACCACCGGCGTGGACGTGGAGGCGCGGCCGCCCGGGAAGAAGGTGAAGCGGCTGTCGTTGCTGTCGGGCGGGGAGCGGTCCCTGACGGCGGTGGCGATGCTGGTCTCGATCTTCAAGGCCCGGCCGAGTCCGTTCTATGTGATGGACGAGGTCGAGGCGGCGCTCGACGACACCAATCTCCAGCGGCTGATCCGGATCATGCAGGAGCTCCAGGAGAGTTCGCAGCTGATCGTGATCACGCACCAGAAGCGGACGATGGAGGTCGCGGACGCGCTGTACGGCGTATCGATGCAGGGCGACGGCGTCTCCAAGGTCATCAGCCAGCGCCTCCGCTGA
- a CDS encoding acylphosphatase, with translation MNDTARLTAWVRGRVQGVGFRWFTRANALEIGGLTGFALNLEDGRVQVVAEGPRDNCHRLLEWLRSDDTPGRVDGVTEIWDTPRGGYPDFAIR, from the coding sequence ATGAACGACACCGCACGGCTGACCGCCTGGGTACGCGGCCGAGTACAGGGAGTGGGCTTCCGATGGTTCACCAGGGCAAACGCTCTGGAGATCGGGGGACTCACCGGCTTCGCCCTCAATCTGGAGGACGGCAGGGTGCAGGTCGTCGCCGAAGGACCACGTGATAATTGCCACCGTTTGCTGGAGTGGCTTCGCTCCGACGACACACCCGGCCGCGTCGACGGAGTCACTGAGATCTGGGACACGCCCCGCGGCGGCTACCCGGACTTCGCGATCCGCTGA
- a CDS encoding CAP domain-containing protein: MGRHRRSAPAPAVTDHAADTAGRHRGGARRGLPVRTGLLGASAAMAVGVVVVTTGGLPGGDDKYTVGAGSDVRTEMRTEVPSRLQAQGDASASPSVSPSVSPSRSAEPSKSPSKSPSKSPSKKTSPTPSKTSNPAKPSKKPVSPEPSATPSRETTKSPATTRKPAPEPTREQTRTPERTVTPSKTAAPHTSAAAAAEADVIDMVNAERAKVGCSPMKASGTLSDLARAHSKDMATRGFFDHTNPDGETPWDRAEQAGVSSLGGENIARGQADAEAVMNSWMNSEGHRANILNCDFTSLGVGVHMADGGPWWTQNFSY; this comes from the coding sequence ATGGGTCGCCACCGACGCTCGGCCCCCGCGCCGGCCGTAACCGATCACGCGGCAGACACGGCAGGCAGGCACCGTGGCGGTGCACGCCGGGGCCTGCCCGTACGCACCGGACTTCTCGGGGCCTCTGCCGCCATGGCGGTCGGCGTCGTGGTCGTCACGACCGGCGGCCTGCCCGGCGGCGACGACAAGTACACCGTGGGCGCGGGCTCCGACGTACGGACCGAGATGCGCACCGAGGTGCCGTCGCGGCTGCAGGCCCAGGGCGATGCGAGCGCGAGCCCCTCCGTGAGCCCTTCCGTCTCGCCGAGCCGCAGCGCGGAGCCGTCGAAGAGCCCCTCGAAGAGCCCGTCGAAGAGCCCCTCGAAGAAGACGTCCCCGACCCCTTCCAAGACGTCGAACCCGGCGAAGCCGTCGAAGAAGCCCGTGTCGCCCGAACCCTCGGCGACGCCGTCCAGGGAAACGACGAAGAGCCCCGCGACGACCAGGAAGCCGGCCCCCGAGCCGACGCGCGAGCAGACGCGGACCCCGGAGCGCACCGTCACCCCGTCGAAGACGGCCGCCCCGCACACGTCGGCTGCCGCTGCCGCGGAGGCCGACGTGATCGACATGGTCAACGCGGAGCGCGCCAAGGTCGGCTGCAGCCCGATGAAGGCCAGCGGCACCCTGTCCGACCTGGCCCGCGCGCACAGCAAGGACATGGCGACGCGCGGATTCTTCGACCACACCAATCCCGACGGCGAGACGCCGTGGGACCGTGCGGAGCAGGCCGGCGTGAGCAGTCTCGGCGGCGAGAACATAGCCCGCGGCCAGGCCGACGCCGAGGCGGTCATGAACTCCTGGATGAACAGCGAGGGACACCGCGCGAACATCCTGAACTGCGACTTCACGTCACTGGGTGTCGGTGTGCACATGGCCGACGGTGGCCCTTGGTGGACGCAGAACTTCAGCTATTGA
- a CDS encoding DUF3592 domain-containing protein has translation MAPGTLGPRTALLTSLVLALLLGALSVLVMFPAAQHLRSLQDGERASATLHRNGSCMIGHCQVEFEVDGQTVVSELPAGSGGGKSSVGDRMIVRYQADDPQVAAREDDVGGGGAAVLAVMSGGAALLFLMVSVVGAVYVRRQRRQGP, from the coding sequence ATGGCCCCTGGCACCCTGGGACCCCGCACGGCCCTGCTGACGTCCCTGGTACTCGCGCTGCTACTGGGTGCGCTGTCAGTACTGGTGATGTTTCCCGCGGCCCAGCATCTCCGCTCACTCCAGGACGGCGAACGGGCCTCCGCAACGCTGCACAGGAACGGCTCGTGCATGATCGGCCACTGCCAGGTCGAATTCGAGGTCGACGGACAGACTGTGGTATCAGAGCTGCCTGCGGGCAGCGGCGGCGGCAAGAGCTCCGTCGGTGACCGGATGATCGTCCGGTACCAGGCCGACGATCCGCAGGTGGCCGCCCGTGAAGACGATGTAGGTGGCGGCGGGGCAGCCGTCCTGGCGGTGATGTCGGGTGGGGCCGCCCTGCTCTTCCTGATGGTTTCGGTCGTAGGGGCGGTCTACGTAAGGCGGCAACGGCGCCAAGGCCCATGA
- the mutM gene encoding bifunctional DNA-formamidopyrimidine glycosylase/DNA-(apurinic or apyrimidinic site) lyase — protein MPELPEVEVVRRGLQSWVSGRTIADVQVLHPRAIRRHLPGAQDFAARLTGRTVGGACRRGKYLWLPLADTDTSILGHLGMSGQLLVQPQDTDDEKHLRIRIRFADALGTELRFVDQRTFGGLSLHENATDGLPDVLSHIARDPLDPLFDDARFHTALRARRTTIKRALLDQSLISGVGNIYADEALWRARLHYERPTATLTRPRSVELLRHVREVMTAALAVGGTTFDSLYVNVNGESGYFDRSLDAYGREDEPCRRCGTAMRRRPWMNRSSYFCPRCQRTPRPVS, from the coding sequence GTGCCCGAGCTGCCCGAGGTCGAGGTCGTGCGCCGTGGTCTGCAGAGCTGGGTCAGCGGTCGCACGATCGCCGACGTTCAGGTGCTGCACCCACGCGCGATCCGCAGACACCTGCCCGGCGCGCAGGACTTCGCCGCACGGCTCACAGGCAGGACCGTCGGCGGCGCGTGCCGGCGCGGCAAGTACCTGTGGCTGCCCCTTGCGGACACCGACACCTCGATCCTCGGCCACCTGGGCATGAGCGGTCAGCTCCTCGTGCAGCCCCAGGACACGGACGACGAGAAGCACTTGCGCATCCGCATCCGGTTCGCGGATGCGCTGGGGACCGAGCTGCGCTTCGTCGACCAGCGCACCTTCGGCGGTCTGTCCCTCCACGAGAACGCGACGGACGGCCTGCCCGACGTCCTCTCGCACATCGCGCGCGACCCTCTCGACCCGCTCTTCGACGACGCCAGGTTCCACACCGCCCTGCGGGCCCGCCGTACCACGATCAAACGAGCCCTGCTCGACCAGTCCCTGATCAGCGGCGTCGGCAACATCTACGCCGACGAGGCCCTGTGGCGCGCCAGACTCCACTACGAACGCCCCACCGCGACCCTCACCCGGCCCCGCTCCGTCGAACTGCTCCGCCATGTGCGCGAGGTGATGACCGCGGCACTCGCCGTCGGCGGCACCACCTTCGACAGCCTGTACGTGAACGTGAACGGCGAGTCCGGCTACTTCGACCGCTCCCTCGACGCGTACGGCCGCGAGGACGAACCCTGCCGGCGCTGCGGCACCGCGATGCGCCGCCGCCCGTGGATGAACCGCTCAAGCTACTTCTGTCCCCGCTGCCAGCGCACCCCGCGCCCCGTCTCCTGA
- the rnc gene encoding ribonuclease III codes for MSESNKTDNASSHTLLEGRLGYQLESALLVRALTHRSYAYENGGLPTNERLEFLGDSVLGLVVTDTLYRTHPDLPEGQLAKLRAAVVNSRALAEVGRGLELGSFIRLGRGEEGTGGRDKASILADTLEAVIGAVYLDQGLDAASELVHRLFDPLIEKSSNLGAGLDWKTSLQELTAAEGLGVPEYLVTETGPDHEKTFTAAARVGGVSYGTGTGRSKKEAEQQAAESAWREIRADADRRLAAAKAAAESGAATDEGDADIPSEPASADAPAPAEDQPAPDDEAVPAEDRPAPADRASA; via the coding sequence ATGTCTGAGTCCAACAAGACGGACAATGCCTCGTCCCACACGCTTCTGGAAGGGCGGCTCGGGTATCAGCTCGAGTCCGCCCTTCTGGTGCGCGCGCTGACCCACCGTTCGTACGCGTACGAGAACGGCGGTCTGCCCACCAACGAGCGCCTGGAGTTCCTCGGGGACTCCGTGCTCGGCCTGGTGGTCACCGACACGCTGTACCGCACCCACCCCGACCTGCCGGAAGGCCAGCTGGCCAAACTGCGGGCCGCTGTGGTCAATTCGCGTGCGCTGGCGGAGGTCGGGCGTGGCCTCGAACTCGGCTCCTTCATCCGGCTCGGCCGTGGCGAAGAGGGCACGGGGGGCCGGGACAAGGCATCCATCCTCGCCGACACCCTGGAAGCGGTGATCGGCGCGGTCTATCTCGACCAGGGCCTCGATGCGGCGTCCGAGCTGGTTCACCGGCTCTTCGACCCGCTCATCGAGAAGTCCTCGAACCTCGGTGCGGGCCTGGACTGGAAGACCAGTCTCCAGGAGCTCACCGCGGCAGAGGGTCTCGGCGTCCCGGAATACCTGGTCACCGAGACCGGTCCTGACCACGAGAAGACCTTCACTGCTGCCGCCCGCGTCGGTGGTGTCTCGTACGGCACCGGCACCGGCCGCAGCAAGAAGGAAGCGGAGCAGCAGGCGGCGGAGTCCGCGTGGCGGGAGATCCGTGCCGACGCGGACCGGCGCCTGGCAGCGGCGAAGGCCGCCGCCGAGAGCGGGGCCGCCACGGACGAAGGGGACGCCGACATCCCTTCCGAACCGGCATCGGCGGACGCACCGGCACCGGCGGAAGATCAGCCGGCACCGGACGACGAAGCGGTACCGGCGGAAGATCGGCCGGCACCCGCGGACCGGGCTTCGGCCTGA
- the rpmF gene encoding 50S ribosomal protein L32, translating into MAVPKRKMSRSNTRHRRSQWKAAVPTLVSCERCQEPKQQHIACPSCGTYNKRQVLEV; encoded by the coding sequence GTGGCTGTTCCGAAGCGGAAGATGTCGCGCAGCAACACGCGCCACCGCCGGTCGCAGTGGAAGGCTGCGGTCCCCACCCTGGTTTCGTGTGAGCGTTGCCAGGAGCCGAAGCAGCAGCACATCGCGTGCCCGAGCTGCGGCACCTACAACAAGCGCCAGGTCCTCGAGGTCTGA
- a CDS encoding DUF177 domain-containing protein — MFDTHELGRRPGALQRLSRTVDAPQDLGIADVIGVPEGAPVELDLRLESVMEGVLVTGTARATAEGECVRCLEPLRQEVAADFQEMFTYPDADDRGRSRTAEPADDEEDEDRLFLEDGLFDLEPVLRDAVVLALPMQPVCRETCEGLCPECGVRLDENPDHHHDAVDIRWAALQGLAETVQDGEKDNMGGAEAGVDEKQEK, encoded by the coding sequence GTGTTCGACACGCACGAGCTGGGACGGCGGCCGGGTGCGCTCCAGCGGCTCTCCCGCACGGTGGACGCTCCCCAGGACCTCGGCATCGCCGATGTCATCGGTGTGCCGGAAGGCGCGCCCGTGGAGCTGGACCTCCGCCTCGAGTCCGTCATGGAAGGTGTGCTTGTCACAGGCACCGCCCGTGCGACCGCCGAGGGGGAGTGCGTAAGGTGTCTGGAGCCGCTGCGCCAAGAGGTCGCGGCGGACTTCCAGGAGATGTTCACGTACCCCGACGCCGACGACAGGGGCCGCAGTCGCACTGCGGAGCCTGCCGACGACGAAGAGGACGAGGACAGGCTCTTTCTCGAGGACGGTCTTTTCGACCTCGAGCCCGTGCTGCGTGATGCGGTGGTGCTCGCACTGCCGATGCAGCCGGTGTGCCGGGAGACCTGTGAAGGCCTGTGCCCCGAGTGCGGGGTCAGGCTGGACGAGAACCCGGACCACCACCATGACGCCGTCGACATCCGTTGGGCGGCACTGCAGGGACTCGCCGAGACCGTTCAGGACGGCGAGAAGGACAACATGGGCGGCGCCGAAGCGGGCGTCGACGAGAAGCAGGAGAAGTAG